A window of Gemmatimonadaceae bacterium genomic DNA:
CGACGGAGTGGTACTGCGAGCGGTGCGGGGCCGAGCTGGCGGCGCTGTAAGCGCCGCGTTGACGGTGACTACGCCGTCGCGGCCTTGCTCAGCCTGCTCTTGTTGCGGGCGGCGTTGTTCTTGTGGATCAAGCCCTTCCGCGCGGCGCGATCGAGCAGCCTGGTCGCGGCGAGCTTCTGCTCGGCGGTGGCACCCGGGGCCTGTGCCTTCTTGAGCGCAGTCCGCAAGGCGGAACGTTGCGCACGGTTGCGCACGGTC
This region includes:
- the rpsT gene encoding 30S ribosomal protein S20 → MPNIASAKKNMRKSRAATVRNRAQRSALRTALKKAQAPGATAEQKLAATRLLDRAARKGLIHKNNAARNKSRLSKAATA